The Enterococcus sp. 7F3_DIV0205 genome has a window encoding:
- a CDS encoding DUF998 domain-containing protein, which yields MEEKQFSITLPEKIVEEFDLENETEVTLSIKDQKIVIEPKKKATGNQTLSLRWFLIPTTIVSILFLGYLFYADKTQIALVGAYSIANFVLSFGVLSGVFSFVLFFIKGKRNQVTTKSKDIYWRNFPTILLSFIVILVFSLLVFFKVIGLVFVGATFDRYTATLLFFVFVGLVNYFMIYSALSITPAKLTNLLIFVIIGGVLLAMITNKDYQWWQFNFSFLGTIEAKSSWQFNVTLMFSSLLMVALIDGLFVELQKAIPHSKRLTILRILLTLTALDLGAVGLFPYTETGPFQGVHNQVAGYLVYLIVILIVGIKWLLPNVTKEFLSISYIIAATLVVVVVLFQWTSYLSLTAFELLSFMLAFSWIVLLLQNLQKMAQNINNTFQVKINLESEIQVKDD from the coding sequence ATGGAAGAAAAGCAGTTCAGTATCACGCTGCCGGAAAAAATAGTGGAAGAATTTGATTTAGAGAATGAAACAGAAGTCACATTAAGTATTAAAGATCAAAAAATAGTGATCGAACCAAAAAAGAAAGCTACTGGAAACCAGACACTTTCTCTAAGGTGGTTTTTAATACCAACAACGATCGTTAGTATTTTGTTTTTAGGTTACCTATTTTATGCGGACAAAACACAGATCGCGCTGGTAGGCGCTTATTCAATTGCGAATTTTGTTCTTTCCTTTGGAGTCTTAAGTGGCGTTTTCAGCTTCGTCCTTTTTTTTATTAAAGGAAAAAGAAATCAGGTTACGACTAAATCAAAAGATATTTACTGGCGTAATTTTCCAACGATATTATTATCATTTATTGTTATATTAGTTTTCTCATTATTAGTATTTTTCAAGGTCATCGGTTTAGTTTTTGTTGGAGCAACCTTTGACCGTTATACAGCAACATTGTTATTTTTTGTATTTGTAGGGTTGGTCAATTACTTTATGATCTATTCGGCGCTGTCGATCACGCCTGCTAAACTGACTAATTTGTTGATATTTGTGATCATTGGTGGTGTATTACTTGCAATGATCACAAATAAAGATTATCAATGGTGGCAATTTAATTTCAGTTTTTTAGGTACGATCGAGGCTAAGAGTAGTTGGCAGTTTAATGTGACCTTGATGTTTTCTTCGTTATTGATGGTTGCACTGATCGACGGGTTATTTGTCGAACTGCAAAAAGCAATTCCTCACAGCAAACGTTTAACCATTCTGCGTATTCTTTTGACATTAACAGCGCTTGATCTGGGGGCTGTTGGATTATTTCCTTATACAGAAACAGGTCCTTTTCAAGGGGTTCATAATCAAGTTGCTGGTTATTTAGTTTATTTGATTGTGATTTTGATTGTGGGAATTAAATGGCTATTACCAAATGTAACCAAAGAATTTTTGTCGATTTCTTATATAATTGCAGCGACTTTGGTTGTAGTAGTTGTATTATTTCAATGGACAAGTTATCTTTCGTTGACGGCATTTGAATTACTGTCATTTATGTTGGCATTCAGCTGGATCGTCCTATTACTTCAAAACCTCCAAAAAATGGCGCAAAATATCAATAATACATTTCAGGTCAAGATTAATCTTGAATCTGAAATACAAGTGAAGGATGATTAA
- a CDS encoding GNAT family N-acetyltransferase, which translates to MMIEVKQVAITNQELSELINELNEFFNEEWGADIAQNYQSHHNLAEMACAIVAYEDGEAVGCGCWKLFDDQTPEIKRMYIKKKSRGNGAAGKIIQALEADMLEKGYQQAVLETGKDMSGAIKFYERHGYQIVPNYGEFIGDELCICMKKQF; encoded by the coding sequence ATGATGATCGAAGTAAAGCAAGTCGCTATAACGAATCAAGAGTTATCAGAGTTAATAAATGAATTAAATGAATTTTTTAATGAGGAATGGGGGGCAGACATAGCGCAGAACTATCAAAGTCACCATAATTTGGCGGAGATGGCATGTGCAATTGTTGCGTACGAGGATGGAGAAGCAGTTGGTTGTGGCTGCTGGAAACTTTTTGACGATCAAACACCAGAAATAAAAAGAATGTATATTAAGAAAAAAAGTCGTGGAAATGGGGCTGCGGGGAAAATTATCCAAGCATTAGAAGCTGATATGTTGGAGAAAGGCTATCAGCAAGCCGTTCTGGAAACAGGGAAGGACATGTCAGGGGCAATTAAATTTTATGAAAGACATGGCTATCAAATCGTGCCAAATTATGGGGAGTTTATTGGAGATGAATTATGTATTTGCATGAAGAAGCAATTTTAA
- a CDS encoding NADH-dependent flavin oxidoreductase, with amino-acid sequence MNNLSTGLTFKRGLQLKNRLVVAPMTTKMSFFDGVITNDEIDYYALRTGEVGAFITAAANVHEEGKGWDGELGVYDDRFIPGLSKLAAAIKKNHTKAILQIFHAGRMTDSKVLHGLQPVAPSAVAAERPDAQIPRELTEEEIWGILESFKKATERAIKAGFDGVEIHGANTYLIQQFFSPHSNRRTDDWGGSLEKRVRFINELVDGVTEVVDQSGVKDFVVGYRFSPEEYEEPGIRLSDTLFLVDLLSKKPLDYLHLSVNNYRNHSVSDGFKEKPIIEYIKETIKDRLPLIGVGDVRNGVDAKEILATADLVAVGRAMLIDPHWAQKVLDGQDHLIRTELSHYDQEDLRISNGVWGFLEGMMPERLK; translated from the coding sequence ATGAATAATTTAAGCACAGGTTTAACATTTAAAAGAGGACTACAGTTGAAAAATAGACTTGTTGTTGCTCCAATGACTACAAAAATGTCTTTTTTTGATGGTGTCATAACCAATGATGAAATTGATTACTACGCATTACGGACAGGTGAAGTGGGGGCATTCATCACTGCAGCTGCCAATGTTCATGAAGAGGGAAAAGGTTGGGATGGAGAGCTAGGTGTATATGATGATCGCTTTATTCCAGGGCTTTCTAAACTAGCTGCAGCAATCAAGAAGAATCATACAAAAGCAATTTTACAAATTTTTCATGCTGGACGAATGACAGATTCCAAGGTCTTGCATGGTCTTCAACCAGTTGCACCAAGTGCAGTTGCGGCTGAACGACCAGATGCACAAATTCCTAGAGAATTAACGGAAGAAGAAATTTGGGGGATTTTAGAAAGTTTCAAAAAGGCGACTGAAAGAGCAATCAAAGCAGGTTTTGATGGTGTTGAGATTCATGGCGCAAATACTTATTTGATCCAACAATTCTTCTCTCCGCACTCTAACAGACGGACCGATGATTGGGGCGGTTCATTAGAGAAAAGAGTTAGATTCATCAATGAGTTGGTTGACGGTGTAACAGAAGTTGTCGATCAGTCAGGTGTGAAAGATTTTGTTGTCGGATATCGTTTTTCGCCTGAAGAATATGAAGAGCCTGGAATTCGTTTGAGTGATACCTTATTTTTAGTAGATCTATTATCTAAAAAACCGTTGGATTATTTACATTTGTCTGTTAATAATTATAGAAATCACTCAGTTAGCGATGGGTTTAAAGAGAAACCAATTATTGAGTATATAAAAGAAACGATCAAGGATCGTCTACCACTGATTGGTGTGGGGGATGTTAGGAATGGAGTAGATGCAAAAGAAATTTTGGCTACTGCAGACTTGGTAGCTGTAGGTAGGGCAATGTTGATTGATCCACACTGGGCACAAAAAGTTTTAGATGGTCAAGATCATTTGATAAGGACGGAGCTTTCTCACTATGATCAAGAGGATTTAAGAATTAGTAACGGTGTTTGGGGATTTCTAGAAGGTATGATGCCGGAACGACTTAAATAA
- a CDS encoding bacterial Ig-like domain-containing protein, producing the protein MTNKPLLLGTALLFSSALFFHFETFYGEEVTTPGKYKMTYEVDGKVETATVEVKENQTELLLKDIIIGQNEKWSPSDNVVSLKGKDGEPLQLEQVTVKNNVNTQEPGIYFVKFSYENYESTAKVSVNQFTSSDYKKRVMNRYSPNDSQTRIMLNDELLKEKPKQMLNTNTSGAGSQMGSTSFGDMLGSLSGTLLYGTRRV; encoded by the coding sequence ATGACAAATAAACCTTTGCTATTAGGAACGGCCTTGCTGTTTTCATCGGCACTTTTTTTTCATTTTGAGACATTTTACGGGGAAGAGGTAACAACTCCTGGAAAATATAAAATGACCTACGAAGTAGATGGAAAAGTAGAGACAGCGACAGTTGAGGTAAAAGAAAATCAGACGGAACTTTTACTAAAAGACATCATCATAGGGCAAAATGAAAAATGGTCTCCTTCAGATAATGTCGTTTCATTAAAAGGTAAAGATGGTGAACCACTACAATTAGAACAAGTGACAGTCAAAAATAATGTGAATACTCAAGAACCTGGAATTTATTTTGTCAAATTTTCATATGAAAACTATGAATCTACTGCTAAAGTATCGGTTAATCAATTTACCAGTTCTGACTACAAAAAAAGAGTAATGAATCGCTATTCCCCAAATGACTCTCAAACAAGAATCATGCTGAACGATGAACTACTAAAAGAAAAACCTAAACAAATGCTAAACACAAACACTTCTGGCGCAGGGTCTCAGATGGGATCCACAAGCTTTGGAGATATGTTGGGTTCTCTGTCAGGAACACTGCTGTATGGGACAAGGAGAGTATAA
- a CDS encoding helix-turn-helix domain-containing protein translates to MDFLLLDDRTNIKLAIIRKLEQHYSFSERKDTLCEQLTISQYLLERSILEINEDLKRFDLNDEMELIEQSNEIILFQEAQISSSVVEENYLKDSLEFTLLQTIFFNQFKSIKKYGEEHNMSRTVVYKIIDRIRQELAQYSIKLSKTFQLVGDEMKIRQYFTMLYYRIYKDSDELYNQSDILSVNEIFSAIKPYCEEINTFYLFKHYLFVMLERVKKKRKYFLSSTVYSASFDTENRVYQTINHWIRQIITGTNREIEVEIMGIISQFSVYQSELCNFENELVDTYTLQLKQQILMYPQLTMKSQELENKVSRTIYQHQYITPLIDLTLRVMDLDFFQERYPIIFEVCHIFIYQLKKDEFKFSKKSLFFNLLLVLSEQYDEESEKSTINIHVNFTQGEKYNRFIKKQIQIFDSFSIHFQSVIRPDTDLIVSDYLPKNTFSARTLIWLAPPRASDWRNFGNEIVQINKKLQLNRNRAQ, encoded by the coding sequence ATGGATTTTTTGTTATTAGATGATCGAACGAATATAAAACTAGCAATTATTAGAAAACTAGAACAACACTATTCATTTTCGGAACGTAAAGATACGTTGTGTGAACAGTTAACTATCTCTCAATATCTTTTAGAGCGAAGTATTTTGGAGATAAATGAAGATCTAAAAAGATTTGATTTAAACGATGAAATGGAACTGATCGAACAAAGTAATGAAATCATTCTGTTTCAAGAGGCTCAAATATCATCAAGTGTTGTGGAGGAAAATTATTTAAAAGACTCTCTAGAGTTTACATTACTACAAACAATCTTTTTCAATCAATTTAAGTCGATCAAAAAATACGGAGAAGAACATAACATGAGCCGGACGGTCGTTTATAAAATTATAGACAGAATTCGGCAAGAGCTTGCTCAATATAGTATAAAACTATCTAAAACGTTTCAATTAGTCGGAGATGAAATGAAAATTCGTCAGTATTTTACGATGCTTTATTATCGAATTTATAAGGATTCAGATGAGTTATATAATCAATCGGATATTCTATCAGTGAATGAAATTTTTTCTGCGATTAAACCTTATTGTGAAGAAATAAACACCTTTTATCTGTTTAAACATTATTTATTTGTGATGCTAGAACGAGTAAAGAAAAAACGTAAATATTTTTTGTCTAGTACTGTTTATTCCGCAAGCTTTGATACAGAAAATAGAGTATATCAAACAATTAATCACTGGATTCGTCAGATAATAACAGGAACAAATCGAGAAATTGAAGTCGAAATAATGGGGATCATTAGTCAATTTTCTGTTTACCAAAGTGAATTGTGTAATTTCGAAAATGAGCTAGTCGACACATATACTCTACAGTTGAAACAACAAATTCTTATGTATCCACAACTGACAATGAAGAGTCAGGAACTAGAAAACAAGGTGAGTAGAACGATTTATCAACATCAATATATTACACCCTTGATAGATCTTACGTTACGAGTGATGGATTTAGATTTTTTTCAGGAACGCTATCCAATTATTTTTGAAGTCTGTCATATCTTTATCTATCAATTGAAAAAAGATGAATTTAAATTTAGTAAAAAATCACTTTTCTTCAATTTACTACTTGTACTTTCAGAACAATATGATGAAGAAAGTGAGAAAAGCACGATTAATATCCATGTGAATTTTACTCAAGGCGAAAAGTATAATCGATTTATCAAAAAACAAATTCAAATTTTTGATTCTTTTAGTATCCATTTTCAATCAGTCATCCGTCCAGATACAGATTTGATCGTCTCTGACTATCTCCCAAAAAACACTTTTTCAGCGCGAACGCTGATTTGGCTTGCACCACCTAGAGCAAGTGACTGGCGTAATTTTGGTAACGAAATCGTCCAAATCAATAAAAAATTACAATTGAATAGGAACAGAGCTCAATAA
- a CDS encoding MarR family winged helix-turn-helix transcriptional regulator: protein METPLISQWLDYAKKQSLVEKKLEAMLKKNSQLTTSEYYALYQLKQNGCHMRLNDLGNYLCLSQSALSRLINRLEEKSPSVIERRICTDDKRGVYIDLTDEGARLLSDVEHDVKSVLKEYFI, encoded by the coding sequence ATGGAAACACCTCTTATATCACAATGGCTGGATTATGCAAAGAAGCAATCCTTAGTTGAAAAAAAATTAGAAGCAATGTTAAAGAAGAATAGTCAGCTGACAACAAGTGAGTATTACGCCTTGTACCAACTTAAGCAAAATGGTTGTCACATGAGGTTGAATGATTTAGGAAATTATTTATGCTTGAGTCAAAGCGCATTGTCTCGTCTGATCAACAGGCTAGAAGAGAAGAGTCCATCGGTTATTGAAAGAAGGATTTGTACGGATGACAAACGTGGTGTGTACATAGATCTGACTGATGAAGGAGCAAGGCTATTGTCTGATGTAGAACATGATGTAAAGAGTGTTCTAAAAGAATATTTTATTTAG
- a CDS encoding sce7725 family protein: MYYPYFRGKQFDLLALTSLLENDYLSSQIIPIIEPVKNSNTLKKCINLFQKEDHPFYLIQNPQAGDFLTEEGLLYLNSLPLDKAVIIEQPIETLSEESQLFVINNATPALQSDWQENQAKVLIPKEFRLLKKVKGKKIISQDPFTRLPKSSFYQECSDEFFSDIHLTFQKSGFVGFSDFSIDSRIYYEHSYPSRILSLHLVYFENDHLRIHHFLSSEELPTQKDKFFELMKEVEEWKNVLCGDHVTLGLELLFEAISKDKFPGMGVMRKAAVMHHMELMSRYLDR; encoded by the coding sequence ATGTATTATCCCTATTTTCGCGGTAAACAATTTGATTTACTAGCTTTAACTTCATTGCTGGAAAATGACTACCTATCTTCACAAATTATCCCCATCATTGAACCTGTCAAAAACTCCAATACATTAAAAAAATGTATCAATTTATTTCAAAAGGAAGATCACCCTTTTTACCTTATTCAAAATCCTCAAGCTGGTGATTTTTTAACGGAAGAAGGGCTCCTTTATCTAAACTCATTACCCTTAGATAAAGCAGTAATCATTGAGCAGCCTATCGAAACCTTGAGCGAAGAATCTCAATTATTTGTGATCAACAACGCAACGCCTGCCTTACAAAGTGATTGGCAAGAAAATCAGGCGAAAGTCCTGATACCAAAAGAATTCCGCTTACTAAAAAAAGTCAAAGGTAAAAAAATCATTTCTCAAGATCCATTCACTAGACTACCTAAATCCAGTTTTTACCAAGAATGTTCCGATGAATTTTTCTCAGATATCCATTTGACCTTTCAAAAAAGCGGCTTTGTAGGATTCAGTGATTTCTCTATCGATAGCCGTATTTACTATGAACACAGCTACCCTTCAAGAATATTGAGCTTGCATCTTGTTTATTTTGAAAATGATCATTTACGTATCCATCATTTTCTTTCAAGCGAGGAGTTGCCTACTCAAAAAGATAAATTTTTTGAACTTATGAAAGAAGTTGAAGAATGGAAAAACGTCTTATGCGGTGACCATGTAACTTTAGGGCTTGAGTTATTATTTGAAGCAATTTCCAAAGATAAATTCCCTGGAATGGGGGTCATGCGAAAAGCGGCTGTAATGCACCATATGGAATTGATGTCTCGTTATCTTGATAGATAG
- a CDS encoding bacterial Ig-like domain-containing protein: MKKRKLHIFMLAVLLVHSFGSTVSAFAMTGNSDESPNGQETNARTEDSVATDLSSGEIEQSAENQNETTVETSEAIEKDTSTLKQEEASEQLKIESASVSEMKKADANTPIEDEILANMTLTTMEGAEYSQVSTNRVLNTTPVTAKLHFVVEDKDYAPGSVYTMTLPDHLGYSDISGEVANVGAKWSVDALSKTLTITFTQRVTETQFNLDLKSYVYTDAEPLVTIKTSGQTVNEYRFDLYEEVAPIKYEETTNTYGITGNIYYNLDRALSGSQTIELLMLGTSETTFGTTSKKQIDVFSYDVDIMGNVIASSKQLLEKDKDYTISEDNTNRVAITITNMEQQKAYGLSVDRTLALESVSNYSYSFYNQYPTTKLGSVRLNSTTAPYGGLEFTAKTSKDKKALKEASLGWFQSANFREKGNYYVDVYNIPTQTKAGEQIVLESKNGQAISEYNISASDAEYKAAQVTDFFDVSKENNKLILTATKDSVLRIYVDKLLIPFDQKDIDITVSTPVISGGKEMMLVSDQYLQPISIINPTNVETAWGNYDGNGAYFGDTTIAIEGSTKNPVKNATIKIEHPNYLQLRAPKGEYDYYKLNKDYTITAVEGGSLIKFTTPVVHSFNLDLGFNYVPDSLEKSKSIPIDTLAVTLSADDYETVDTTVRTGRKMYSERTLQASKNQFLVNARNDSFDDLSMTTKIPAGVDVVFDIYDVSNDQVASIYPQYWDRGQYFEKPLAPTSAAYPKITFDEATNSYKFDFGKTSKRYLIEYKYANGWIDTKTINVTGSAAEPLYGDQIMSASVSVNNEGAEILSATQTSHESLKNVTKNEVKTKNINNGTRKVKNPTFDIKTKGTTNAGIDLNSITIENVPKDAYTVKQSTTGAQIIFEDYTLTENITITYNTVSKNAGQISTETIISADNLGQMTETRRTVSTTPLVLRFSDGDAEGVVYLAQAQFHTYNEKDQTLNVPNVSFELVDNVTHNRTEFVTDQDGKYKFDAIMSGEYTLRVTDIPTDYTIAEDYINGKTTVLKKETNSIEIPLKEKLDQTSVSVKDSTIYVGTTWQPEDNFTGATDHDGNPVMFDQISVSGTVDTAKVGDYEVTYHNQEKEAKATVSVVTNQETLVVRDSTIYVGDTWQAKDNFVSATDENGKNSPFEEITFSGAADPTKAGTYDVTYRFGGQTEVAKITVLPNQTAVRGKDSTIYVGTTWQAADNFVEATDKTGKPISLDQITVTGTVDTSKVGDYEVIYENQDQKDQVTIHVVDTQETLAVRDSNIYVGDTWQAADNVVSATDKTGKTIPTQDINVTGTVDTTKAGVYEVVYETGTLKEKAKITVKADQSTLIVKDSTIYVGDDWKSADNFVSATDRDGKSITFEEVEVTGNVETKEKGEHQVSYSVQTTQKTEPSKKKKTKNTGKRLTATATITVLEKNTPKPNETNKNQMHVSKPDKQGTYPKTGEQVNHAIPWIGVLAISITIISVIRLRKRRTD, encoded by the coding sequence ATGAAAAAAAGAAAATTACATATATTTATGCTTGCAGTACTACTTGTACATAGTTTTGGATCGACCGTAAGTGCTTTCGCAATGACTGGCAATAGTGATGAATCTCCGAATGGACAGGAGACAAATGCACGAACAGAAGACAGCGTGGCAACGGATTTATCAAGTGGCGAAATCGAACAATCAGCAGAAAATCAAAATGAAACGACAGTTGAAACGAGTGAAGCAATTGAAAAGGATACCTCAACACTAAAGCAAGAGGAAGCATCGGAGCAGCTAAAAATAGAAAGCGCCTCCGTCTCCGAAATGAAAAAAGCAGATGCAAATACACCGATTGAAGATGAAATCCTTGCAAACATGACACTCACCACTATGGAAGGAGCTGAGTATAGCCAAGTCTCTACAAATAGAGTGCTGAATACCACTCCGGTCACTGCGAAGTTGCATTTTGTAGTCGAGGACAAAGACTACGCACCAGGATCAGTGTATACAATGACATTACCTGATCACTTAGGGTATTCAGATATCAGCGGAGAGGTAGCAAATGTTGGAGCTAAGTGGTCAGTCGATGCACTAAGTAAGACCTTAACGATCACATTTACGCAACGTGTTACAGAAACGCAGTTTAATCTGGATTTAAAGAGTTATGTATACACAGATGCCGAACCATTAGTAACGATCAAAACATCAGGTCAAACAGTAAATGAGTATCGTTTTGATTTATATGAAGAGGTTGCACCGATCAAGTATGAAGAAACCACTAATACTTATGGAATCACAGGCAATATCTATTACAACTTGGATAGAGCATTATCTGGCAGTCAGACAATAGAATTATTAATGCTAGGTACATCAGAAACAACTTTTGGTACTACGTCTAAAAAGCAGATAGATGTTTTTTCGTACGATGTGGATATCATGGGCAATGTGATTGCAAGTTCAAAACAGCTTTTAGAAAAAGACAAAGATTATACAATTAGTGAAGACAATACTAATCGAGTAGCAATCACGATCACAAATATGGAGCAACAAAAAGCGTATGGTTTATCAGTTGATCGTACACTAGCATTGGAAAGTGTTTCAAATTATTCCTATAGTTTTTACAATCAATATCCTACAACTAAACTCGGGTCTGTCAGATTGAATAGTACAACTGCCCCATATGGTGGTCTTGAGTTTACTGCTAAAACAAGTAAAGATAAAAAGGCATTAAAAGAAGCAAGCCTAGGCTGGTTTCAAAGTGCGAATTTCCGAGAAAAAGGAAACTATTATGTCGATGTTTACAATATACCAACACAAACTAAAGCAGGAGAACAAATAGTTTTAGAAAGTAAAAATGGTCAAGCCATTTCCGAGTATAACATTTCAGCCTCTGATGCTGAATACAAAGCAGCACAAGTAACAGATTTTTTTGACGTAAGTAAAGAAAATAATAAACTGATTTTAACAGCGACAAAAGATAGCGTACTAAGAATATATGTAGACAAGTTGCTCATCCCATTTGATCAGAAAGACATTGATATAACCGTGAGTACACCTGTTATCAGTGGCGGTAAAGAGATGATGCTTGTATCTGACCAATATCTTCAACCTATTTCAATCATTAATCCTACTAATGTGGAAACCGCCTGGGGCAATTATGATGGGAATGGTGCCTATTTTGGCGATACGACGATAGCAATAGAAGGAAGTACTAAAAATCCAGTAAAGAATGCAACGATCAAAATTGAACATCCAAATTACTTGCAGCTGAGAGCGCCTAAAGGAGAGTATGATTATTACAAGCTAAATAAGGACTATACGATAACCGCGGTCGAAGGTGGTTCACTTATAAAATTCACAACGCCGGTCGTTCATTCATTTAATTTAGATTTAGGATTTAACTATGTGCCGGATAGTTTAGAAAAAAGTAAAAGTATCCCGATCGACACGCTTGCAGTTACCTTAAGTGCAGATGATTATGAAACAGTTGACACCACAGTTAGAACAGGAAGAAAGATGTATTCAGAACGAACGTTGCAAGCTAGTAAAAATCAATTTTTAGTAAATGCAAGAAACGATTCGTTTGATGATTTGAGTATGACTACTAAAATTCCTGCGGGGGTAGACGTGGTTTTTGATATTTATGATGTGTCAAATGATCAAGTGGCATCAATTTATCCGCAATACTGGGATCGAGGTCAATATTTTGAGAAACCGCTAGCACCGACTAGTGCTGCTTATCCTAAAATTACATTCGATGAAGCAACGAACAGCTATAAATTCGATTTTGGTAAAACGTCTAAGCGTTACCTTATTGAATACAAATATGCCAATGGCTGGATCGATACGAAAACGATCAATGTAACAGGAAGTGCTGCGGAACCGTTATATGGTGATCAGATAATGTCAGCATCAGTTTCTGTAAATAATGAAGGTGCGGAAATCTTATCAGCTACTCAAACAAGTCATGAGTCGTTGAAAAACGTAACTAAAAATGAAGTGAAAACTAAAAACATCAATAATGGGACACGAAAGGTCAAAAATCCTACTTTCGATATCAAGACGAAAGGGACGACAAATGCCGGAATTGATTTAAATTCGATTACGATAGAAAATGTTCCAAAAGATGCCTATACTGTTAAACAATCGACAACAGGGGCTCAAATCATTTTCGAAGATTATACGTTAACGGAAAATATTACGATAACCTACAATACAGTTTCAAAAAATGCTGGACAGATTTCTACTGAAACTATCATTAGCGCGGATAACTTAGGTCAAATGACAGAAACCCGTAGAACAGTGAGCACAACACCTCTTGTATTGAGATTCTCTGATGGAGATGCAGAAGGAGTCGTATATTTGGCGCAAGCGCAATTTCACACGTATAATGAAAAAGATCAAACACTAAATGTTCCAAATGTCTCGTTTGAATTAGTCGATAATGTGACACATAATCGAACGGAGTTTGTGACAGATCAAGACGGAAAATATAAATTTGATGCAATCATGTCAGGAGAATACACATTAAGAGTGACCGATATACCAACAGATTACACGATTGCTGAAGACTACATCAATGGTAAAACAACTGTATTGAAGAAAGAAACCAATTCAATCGAAATTCCACTTAAAGAAAAATTAGATCAAACGAGTGTCAGCGTAAAAGATTCCACGATTTATGTCGGGACAACATGGCAACCAGAAGACAACTTCACAGGAGCAACTGATCACGATGGAAATCCAGTTATGTTTGATCAAATCTCCGTAAGCGGAACAGTGGATACCGCAAAAGTCGGTGATTATGAGGTTACATACCATAATCAAGAAAAAGAAGCGAAAGCAACTGTTTCTGTTGTTACCAATCAGGAGACTTTAGTAGTGAGAGACTCAACGATTTACGTAGGGGATACTTGGCAAGCTAAAGATAATTTTGTGTCAGCGACAGATGAAAATGGAAAAAACAGCCCATTTGAAGAGATAACATTTTCTGGGGCTGCAGACCCAACAAAAGCAGGTACTTATGATGTAACGTATCGCTTTGGTGGACAAACAGAAGTTGCTAAGATAACAGTTTTACCGAATCAAACGGCAGTTCGTGGAAAAGATTCAACGATCTATGTCGGTACAACGTGGCAAGCAGCAGATAATTTTGTCGAAGCAACAGACAAAACTGGAAAACCTATCTCTTTGGATCAAATTACTGTAACAGGAACGGTAGATACAAGTAAAGTTGGTGATTATGAAGTCATATATGAAAACCAAGATCAAAAAGATCAGGTGACCATTCATGTTGTTGATACGCAAGAAACCCTTGCTGTTAGAGACTCTAACATTTATGTGGGCGATACGTGGCAAGCAGCAGATAACGTTGTATCAGCGACAGATAAAACTGGCAAAACGATTCCAACTCAAGATATCAACGTAACAGGCACTGTAGATACAACAAAAGCAGGAGTTTATGAAGTAGTTTATGAAACAGGCACCTTAAAAGAGAAAGCCAAGATCACAGTAAAGGCTGATCAATCCACTTTAATTGTAAAAGATTCTACAATTTACGTTGGAGATGATTGGAAGAGTGCAGACAACTTTGTGTCAGCAACTGATCGTGATGGCAAATCGATTACTTTTGAAGAAGTAGAAGTGACTGGAAACGTTGAAACAAAAGAAAAAGGAGAGCACCAAGTATCTTACTCAGTCCAAACAACTCAAAAAACTGAACCAAGTAAAAAGAAAAAAACGAAAAATACTGGAAAAAGATTAACTGCTACCGCAACAATCACAGTCCTTGAAAAAAATACACCTAAGCCAAATGAAACAAATAAGAATCAAATGCATGTTTCTAAACCAGACAAACAAGGAACGTATCCGAAAACAGGTGAGCAAGTCAACCACGCGATCCCTTGGATTGGAGTGTTAGCCATATCGATCACGATCATTAGTGTGATCCGATTAAGAAAACGAAGAACAGATTAG